taggcagaaatttgtttttcttgtttaattttaatgttaactttatcagaaaactaaaattacaaaaatattttaaaattaatcgttggaataagaaaaactataggaTTTAAACATACAACTacgagaaaagtcagaaaaagagttatttcccctttgcatggataagatgtataaaaatttggaaatttaggataaaataaagtgcgaaaatatcttgaacctaccaatacTTCTAATTACATctatgtgattatattcacataaaataaataaaactaccttgcacaatttttaaagaattcaaagttttacaaaaaagtgtgacatcacagaacactggatctactttaaatgcAACGTTGAAAGAAAAGTGCATGCAGTTATCattataacttcattaaaaagTTCACGCAAAATTGAACATTCTTggtattctataggttcattaaagaaaacatatttgcaaatgtaaatatgtttatgtaTTAAGTACATGGATAAGCACATTGATAGATGTTTGGATATAGGTGATCACTTACTCTTGCCATTCTCAGATTCTTCCTTTGAAATTTCACTAGTCCTCTTTCTGGACTTTTCAAGAAGTCAAATTTAGCACTGGGGTATCTTAGACCCGCTATTATCATACCAGAGAAGAGTGTCACAGGTGCTGTCAAGCTGAGCACATTGTGCAAGTCTGCACTTATCACTGACATTGGtctaaataagaataaaattgaaacaaattacatatatgcaaaaatatacatgtaatatacacaTTGCTATTTTCACATCATTGttgtttttctatatctttttattcattttttttcacaaataaacCATTGATAGCATATGCTCTTAATGTGTACTTTGATTGGTCCATAAATTTGTTAATATAGAGGGAAATCTTAAATAAGCGTATATTCAATAAGCTAAATCCTAAATTATGGAATTTGTTAAAATTGACATCTGTTCAGTACACATcctcaaaaatatatttcaaatgttaGACAAAGCATTCCACTGTAGAAAATCATGGCAAAACATCAgtcatttttcattcaaaaccaAACAAATCCTAAAATAAGAacgtatgtacatgtttatagtATTACATACTGATATGAATACATGTGTTTTAGCCTGCCTAATCCAGTTTCTTTAGCTATAAATCTATCGACTTCCTCCTTAGATATTGGGGAATCTTGGCCTTTAGATATTGGCAAAAAAAGTGATAGGGTATCTGTATCATTTTCTTGTGGGGTTTTATTCCAAAATCCTCGAATGCTTGaaaataaaccatttttttcCACTGGTGCCTCATTGGAAGTGGTGGTGTTTTCCATTGTCTGCTTATCATCCGATGACATAACCTATAATCTACAAGGAAATCAAATACTGGTACTTGGTCTGTACAGTACTCACCAGAAAGCATGAAACTTCATACTGGGCACTTTTTTGTTGCCCTTATCCCCAGTCAACATTTGCTATCAAAAGCTTAGCTCTATGTATCAGGGTTGGTATAATAAATTGCATAATTTGAACTGCAGTAGATTGTGAAACAGGCTTTATTTATATTGTCTGCAAAATTAAATATCATCAACCTAATCTTTATACATATAAGTAATATAAAAAGTAGTGGAATAAATACAACaatctttttcatttcaaaatgtaatatcatgtggatctatttttgtgaaaaggtgaagctagctgcagaactgtagctctccgggaaaaaaaatattgacagaccggagagctacagggccacccattgaaaaaattgtatatttattgcgcagaaaaaagtgcgctagttttcgactaatttaccttatttatacgcaaattctgtgaaaacaattagtaccattaaattcttcatgcaatatACTACTGATATCATCTCTTTATTTGCCACAGACTTTCTCCCaaacacgctaccgacctcggaaaatcaagtatgttgaatttacatcgagatcgagagtcgccatttttacatgtaaacaaagtgcaccacatgaatttacgggactggtgatggtgtttaaaagactatccgaggcaagtgaagagacgatatcaatagtaaattgcatgaagaatttaatggtactaattgttttcacagaatttgcgtataaataaagtaaattaGTTGAAAACTAGCGCatgtttttctgcgcaataaatatacaattttttcaatgggtggccctgtagctctccggtctgtcaatatttttttccccggagagctacagttctgcagctaagGTGAAGCGAGCTATAATGGCCAgtgtggaagaaaaaaaaacaagctaaAGCTAAacatttaagaattttttttttactgtattcaAAATTCTTTAACTCTCGCATAGTCCTATGGAATTCATGGTTCTGTAAAGTTTGTCAAATTACTTGTTTTGAGAATTGCATAAGCTTTAGTTAGAACCAATTACAACGCCTTTGtatattatcagagacataaatattatgttatttatgtctctgattttattgagaaatgtaaacaaagaaatTGTTTTATGTATAACATCACAGTGAACTTACGTGTGTAATATTTCCAGTGTTACATGTACAGGTTAACCAAGCATGTGTATTTAAGTTTTTGAGAATTTAAGAGAAGGCATTGGGGGTGGGGACACAATTGCGTATAGTGGAATCTAATTGACAAGGGGTGTTATCTGCAGTTCTTGCAGCGCTCGCACCAACAGTTACACCGAAAAACATATAACAAATATGCGTGTTCATGATCCTACCTGATTTAAGCCGTGCAATTATCATTCATACTGAGAGTGAAAGTTTATTACACTGCACCGTATGAgaaaattggtatttcattTCATTGGGTTTTAATTTCGTTATCACTGTATTACCCTAATGGGATTTAAAATCACATGTGAAAGTTTCGTTATTTGCAAGGACAAGACTCAATGTTGAATATACTTTTACCATTATAATCAAAAGTAAGCCAACAAAAAACGTTTAAGAAACTAAGATTCTCAAATTATAATTTTCGATCCAAATCACAAACATAACCcggaataataataaaaaaaaatccaactatCTATCAAGTAAAGTAATAAACAAAAGAGTCAcacttaaatatttacattattatcATAGTCCAAAGTTAAACAGTCCTTTATTTTTCTTCCTTAAGGAAACAAAAGcgaaattttcttttatacatacTAAAATTTAGTTTGtacagggacgtatatactaacgttagtatatacgtccctggtttGTACATGTACCGTTGATTTCTAtgccataggcgtcggaaccgggggggggggggcttagtcCTCCACTtgtttttgcaaagttagacctaaccattaggcacatagcatcatagagggttcagccccccccccccccccaccttctcgcagcaaagataattgttcctaaatataTCTCGAAAGAGTGGGAAGTTgtagtcataggtatactagcctccccccccccccccccacggattaggattttcatgattttgggaattagttttttttctcaatatttctaggattagtctagcccccccccccccactttcaatttgcttccgacgccagtgtatgGTAAGATCTATCGGATAAACccaatattttcaacaaaattcaaGGGGCGAGGGGATTGTGGGGGGAGCTATTtgacatgaaaataaaagaaaatattttgtgtcGCCCATGATACCATGTTATCCGTAAAATCACGATGTTACTAAATTACTGAAGTTTTTATATTCTCCCTCCTTCTCAAGATATAACCAACAAACCGACCAAAATAAATTCCTCTCAATAAACGAAGGTATAGAAAAAAGGGAAAGAATACATATTAACTAGTAAAccacagaaaaataaatataaacatgtagaGATCGTCTTTTTGTCATACATGCATGTAtcttaaagatttattcaaacACAATCCAAGGATTCAGGTTTTGACAAAGAGATCAATTTGGAAATCTGAACTTTTTTTAGGCCGTAAAGTTGATTTACTTCTGTTACAGTTGTTTactatattatattttcataatgtTCAAATAGTTCAAGTCATTTATCAAAAGTTTAACACAATTCAAATCAGATTTTGAACAGCCATTCATTTCTAAGAATACCAGTATTGACGAAGTGTGCTTTTTGTTCCATCTTGTGCACaattatgaaacaaacaaaatgttCAACACTTCATCAATTCATCTGATGTATTACACATAACGACAAAACTGGCTAAAAAACAAACGGTTGGCGACGCTTCGTTCGCCCCGGGCCTCCAGACACAAGGCGGGGAGTGTGAGCACCGATGTAACAGCTGATGATCACGTGACAAGAACAGACTGGGGCATCATCTGCTCGATATGATTATGACAACAATATATTGAGTTTCCCCAAGGCTGACAGATGAGGTAGGTTTGGCACGCTGCAgtgttaaagaatttcaaatttgtcaaagcatgcagacatttttttttattccgtACACCGCTATAACAACTTTTTTTTCCAGATGTTGTATGCGTTTTAGCAATTTTCAATCTTGGCTCAtctaaattataattaatattggATATATTGAAACTCTATTATTCACAAACAACAGTTTTACGTTAGTGACAACAAACAATAACAACAATGGCGTAAAtaacaagcaaacaaacaacAATGACGTCAACAATCTtaatattgagattttttttctcgattTACGAtctaaatgtatatgtacatgtatatatgtctaTGTAAACACACGCtaatagttttatttgaaaaaacgTTAATTTCAATATcttaatcaatttaaaatactttgaagCAGTTTCATGTTAGTTTGAAGTATATGAGTAAAGTGTTATAAATGTAATGTGTCCAATAATTCATAGATGACCgattaagaaaaataagaaagtAGAATGCTTTAACACTGTATCTGTTTCTTTGAAtctataaacaattattttaaccAGGTTGTTGCTTATGACCCtttcatacacatgtatagaatattttcattaaaaaatatactgtcAACTGTTTATTGGTAGGTACAAAGCTCTCCATACGGTTTAAATGTATCAGTAAATGAcgaatcccccccccccgcccccttCATTGATAGAAAACAATAGGcctaaaatgtattttcaagctattctttgtttacatacacgTATGTACCTAAAATCATAGAGATTTTACGGATTTTCATCAGAATAAATCTGATTTAAAGATCTTAGAATATAGCATGACATCTGGAAagaacaatacatgtatatacaatctAAGAAAAATTGATAGTGTGTCGTTCACGGTATCTTATTTGGATGAGGGGGTGTTGTGGGGGGATGGGGGGTGTAAATATCTTATATTGAGTGCGTGATTGGTCCACTGTCATTTTGCCTTTTTGGGGAAAAATACTCAATAAAGGTTTCGAGGAATACACCAGAAATTTGTCAGATTCAGTCGCTTCAACAATTAATGACAGGTTTAATGAGATGCCGTGACATGACATTAAGGTCATCAGTAACAGCAGGTTATACAAGCGGCGAGGAAACATTATATGCTTATGTTGCCCtctctaaaatataaaaaaaaattacttgtaaaaatctcatttatcaaattcaaaattaagtGCAAAAATTCAAACACTAtataaatggagaaaaaatgaaCTCTGAGCAAATTTTGCCTTGCAGAGATCAAGATATTTATGATGAGTAACATGGCTGTCTTTGATTTCAGATTTATCTGTGTATTACTCTTCTGTTTAGGAGATTGTATAGCATTCGGCATTTCCAGTATATCAGGTACAAtcataataattaatattcatatttacatgtgaataccatgaaaaaaatgtgaaattgcAAGTACtgcgtaattttttttcttgcattcgtgtatttttcatgtttaatgaACTATGAAAGGATTCCtactaaaatgttttattgactgtattggaaataaagaatttgaacaaatttcttttttaaacggATATTACGACTTTGTAATAATCTAAACAGCTTGACAgcatgtattttaatattttccccTTACAGTGGATAAAATATGTGAGGGTAACCCCACACTGACTCTACCCCACGACGACGAGTGCCAGCTCTACTATGACTGTTCGGCTTTGGACCCACCCAGTTTCTCTCCTAATACAAAATACATCAGGGAGTGTAAATACCCACAGCTCTTCTCCACAAAGTCGCTCAAGTGCGAGGACTTTGACAGTGTTGTCTGCGGGCCTAGGACAgagtttaaacaaaaatgtaagttttatcttttaaaatttttctggcaggtagcatcaggggggccaagggggggggggggaggctgccccacccactttttctcgcagcaactatttttcttaaagttacatatattaatgaaaattgaattataatcatggagtcccccccccccccccccccactttttggggagtatgtaaaaaattaaaattgaaataaggaaattaagagtgaaattgaagttatagataTAATACTAAAAGAAAAACCATGCATTCCCAGAAAATACATAAACATCATTTGGTGTCAATTTTAGTAGCTGTCAATAAGTATGTGCATAAGTATAAtggtaaaatatatatgtataatgtataaACCAACAGGGCTTAGTGATCTGATTTAGGACTTAAGCATGGGTAAATGTGCAAAacaaaagaagattttgaaacaaaaatgtttatttttattattttagggGTCAAATTCAGCATTTGCCTTATTTGCCTAAATGTTGTTCCGACACTGATTAAATTTAGAAATCTTCGACGCAACCTTTAATGAAACACATGAACACATACACATTTGATCCCATTAATATGGGACGGTCTTTTGAGTTTTATTATGTTcttttttaacatacatgtagattgatAATAATAGAGATAAAtctttttgcaaaaaatgaattgaagtttaaatgcaataaaagcagatttcattcaaattattGCTACTTGAATTACTATGTGCAATTCGAGTTATCGAACGTGACACGATATAATCTACAGTCTGGGTGGCTTCATCAATGTTTGTTGGACACCATTATTCGTGGATGTATATGTAGCTCGGTACTCGTTCAACAGAATTTAGATATTCATCTATATAAGGTCTATGGCATATTTTCTCACAAGGATCATtgtccacgaatttacatctccccaaaactgataattttacgaaatccacaaaaaatATTCCCACAAACATTGATGAAAGCTCAGTATGTAGAACAGCAATGCGGTAAAATTGTAAGATTCATCATATATGGAATATATAATGGAATGGTGTTGTACATTGTGTATATATGTACACGTTCGTTGAAAAGCATACTagtatttgatttgatttacaTTGTACAATTTTCATCAGAAAAAGCATATCTTACTCAACCAATCATTGCATCCATCtacattaatattattaatatagcAACTTTTTGGGCCTGTCTAACAAGCAAGCGGAAAACAACCTCTAGGTGTGTTTTCAAGGTCTatccggaaaggcccgagaagttgcgagaGATCGCCTCCATTTGGATTTGTATAACATTACAGGCGACTACCGTGCGGAGCAGTGTAACGGGCCGAATTGTATTAATTGTCTAATGGAGAACCCGAGCTGTGAGGGGTACGGGGACGGCGAGAACCACCACAGCAGTAAGCCGGGTTCACCCTGGAGGATGGAGTGTTACAAGGGACGGCTGATCGGCACCTTCCTCGCCGACCTCAACCAAGACTGAGGCACTGGGGAAGGAAACCGTGGGGAGGGGGGAGTGCTTCATGATTATTCATGCATTGTCTTATTGTTTCAAAATTGtcttattttattatgcaaaggATGATTAAAGACAGAAGATCTTACGTTTTTTCTTAGTTGATGTTTAGAATTGCACAATTGTTTGGGTTACGTGTTTCATCCATttctaaataacaaaaaaataaagcattttagCGCTTTTTTGAccgaattacatgtaacatgcaACTCTCATATGCTTGGAAAATAAATCATCGTTGAAACCTTTACttaaaaaatttattctttaaaatggaATTCGATATAAGATcttcttatatatttttcacgtatacatgtaatcatatttaaacaataaaatgcttttttagctcacctgagctgaaagctgaagtgagcttttctgatcactttttgtccggcgtccgtctgtccatctgtccgtctgtctgtaaactttttacattttcgattTCTTCTCCTGAACCACTTGGTCCATTTCagccaaacttggcacaaagcatcattgggtaaaggggattcaattttgttaaaataaggGACACGCCCTATTTTAAGAAgaaataattaggatttattgaaaatttggtgatatttttcaaaactcttcttctcaaaaaccatttggccagaaaagctgaaacttttgtggaagcatcctcagagagtgtagattcaagtttgttcaaatcatggtccactttggtaaggtggggccacaatggggggtcgaagttttacataggagtatatatagttaatctttaaaaatcttcttctcatatttggccagaaaagctgaaacttttgtggaagcatcctcagattgtgtagattcaagcttgttCAAAACATGGTCCACTttggtaaggtggggccacaatggggggtcgaagctttacataggaatataaaaagaaattttattttgaatcttctactcagaacacgactggccagaaaagctgtaacttgtgtaaAGTATCATCAGGTacggtagattcaagtttggtcaaattattatccccgggggtagggtaggggcaCAATTGGGACCCGTTAAatctttacaaaggaatatattgagaaaaatctttttctataaaaaaacattttcttagaAAAGGTGCAACATTAGTGAAAGCAAACTTAGACAGTGTAGATTCacatttgtcaaaatcatatttttcaggaGTAGGATGGAGCCACATGGGGTGGGTGGGAtgggggtccaattttacagtttaaattcaccaaaattcaaatgttataatatggtttaacttatatgcaagcattttgacatatttttgattctttaaaattgtttagactttggcctctggacaattcttgggcttcacaagtttgctgtaggtttatatcccatttgattTAGATCTTCTTGAGAATTGTAATGCTCAGTATGTGAAATGACTATACTGTGACAAAAAGGGAtcaatgataaacagaatatccagggaaaaaattgatttttttatatacaggATCTGTTAGACTACATGCCCATATTTTTTTGGGGTATATTACTCCGGaaagctgattttataatgattattgttgctcaggtgagcgatgtggcacatgggcctcttgttttgtgaTTCATTCGAGATATGTaggtagtgacattgcagacaaaatacataacccgcggtAGTTTCCCAGGTTTCCtggaaaaagaagaaaagacaTACTGTATTTCATCTACAAACATGTCCAGGAgaatcttcgcgagccctgcatgtgttttgtttatagtATACGCATGCGTAAGAGTGTAGAAGGAGGAATCCCGTAACACGTTGCGCTGTATAAATTTATGGACCatgaataattattaattttaatgaaataattcaattgatttCGTAAATTTCTAAAAGTCTATTAGTTCAGGTGATGAATTTCGCCTAGTTTGATTAGGTTTCTTAATCAGATTGGGCACTTGGCATCCACACAATCAACTACACATGTACTAGTAGTGTTCGCTGATcatcagaaaaataacatatatacCCAAATTCTTATTATGATTAAATTCAACTTTTGGGAATTAAGTTTTGCAATTCAGCCAACGAACGTACTGCGAAAACCCCCCATAATATCACGCGATTAATTAAGGCAATGACGGAAATTGAATACTTTACATTTAAAGTAGTTTTCCATTTGGCGTGGAATCAATAGATGACCTAAACCAAGCAATCAACCACTGATCTACCGCTTTAATCTTTGAAGGGATTAGTAAATCTGAGGATTAATTGTGGATTATAATGAGGATTTACATTTACTACGTACATTATTAGATCTTCATTCCCccctataaatataaaaatgtaaaagaacatacagaaaaataacaaaacgaaaaaaaaccaacaaaaaaaccCTACATGTGCATAGTTTCATGTTTTTGTAATGTTACTTTCGTAAAAAGTACTTTTCCACTTTGACCTTTATAAAACCTGCTATTTTCCCTTAGATATACTGGTTTGCAGTGACTATTTTCACTTAGATATACAGTTTGCGGTGAACTTAATTATCATTAGGCATAAAGAAAATTCTATATATCTTAACTGGCTTAAAAACTTGATTATAAATGTTGATGTATTTCAATAACTTTATACAGAGCTATGCCAATTAAAGGGATCAATATAGCCTATTAATGGTCACGATCTCAAGCACAAAATAGACAACTATAAGGGGGTTGTTTTAAATCATAGACAACCAGGGACTAGTTCTTGGTGATATATTTGTTTGCAACTCTTTTCTAGCATTTCTTACAAATTTGCTAGATTTTCTCCGCATGTAACACTTGGTTTATCAGTATATGTGAAAATCTTACGCAATTTGTTAGGCCTATAATATTGCAAATTCTCACTTTAGTAAATGTGAGATAATAAGACTATCTGTAAGACAACTGCAATATACTGTCAAATATTCTGCTGAAAAATCATTCCCAAAAATAACCAATCTGTACATGAATGAAGAGAGTAATCATGATTGAACGAGATGCATTAGACCACAGATGtctaaaatatagaaaacaaaagcATCAGAAATAACCACCAGGGGTTAATAACCTTACTCACCTAACGAATTTAAAATcgataaaattgtattttttggaatatgttgtgtttttgtaatatatgtTTTGATATTACATCAATAAAGAATACAAGAAaatgatgaataaaaaaaaaatattgaacgtTTTTTCAACATACACTTTCATGCTATAAAAATTGCTCAAATGTGTCATGGATTGTTGAATTGTCAAATCTTGCTAAGAAGCAGgcattaatcaaaataaagattATCTTAATTAGCTATCTATCAATCACCTCAAATACTTTCCTAAAGTACAATGCAAGAGTCTCCAAAACAATTGATGACTTCCGGGAAACAGATGGCGATATTTCCGGCaattcatcaacatttttttcctaATTTCTTTAAAGGCAGgaattttgtcttttttcttcatCCACCGATTTCTTTTCCCGGAACGTTAGACCGTTTTACGTCCAATCCTTCCATctgttttaaaacattgttaACCGCCATGGAAATCCCTAGAATTTACCATCTTTTAGGTCTCGCTGTGACGTCATTGTTGAGTTTTACCTCGAGTGTTGAGCAGACTGCCTTTGGTGAGTGCTACGTTACTATGTAGGACAATCAGAAACGACAACCCTCAGATAATGGCCCGCCATcaccaacattttcaaatcactcaCGTCAGTCCTCAACTAAAATCCTTCAAAGCACGAATTCGAGGTAAAACTCAGAATTGAGGCTGAGTaattgacttgaggaaagttggtgacggtgGGGACAGAAACGACAACCCTCGggtaaatgattgaccaaaatattgaatgttaaagtcaagttacaagcgagatacagaggtaagaattggttgttaggtaacaaagctcgagtcttatagttgtttacaaaaatgtactgtagagaattaccatttcttgggcaaaatgacatgtaaaaacaatttaaacttactcaatatcttcataaataccagtatcaacaaaagaaagatacatttaattgcaacttacaccaatacaacacatatgtaaaaaatgataatattcaagctttgtttacaaaacaaggAGTAAAGAACtctgtattttgcttaaaacttgatttttgactttaaaaaattgacatagCATTTAAAACTTCtctatttatcagtataaacattgaaaatggaaaaataaaattagaaaattttaattcagtAATTCATTAAGTccttttaagaaaaacaaaatatcaaagataCTAAAATCCACCGTGTAGTCAAGAAATATTTCCTAAAAGCCTgttcttttggaaaaaaattgtttataatttattaatgattGAGATGTTTGATATGTTAcgtaaatttctttttcatgtgtaattaaaattttgtagTAATAATTATAAAGTCGTTGAAATTCTTTGATTCAATAATGACATTTAACCACTCAAGGGCATTgattaaaagttttctttttgaaattattGAGTTTACTGAGGTATCAATAATGTTAAAGAACGATCTGTGAAATGTTACACTACTCTCCAACAGGATTCGATACAATTTAAATAACCACCCATGGACCAGTTCAATTATGGCCAATCTCATCAATTCTTATAATTTCTTCACTGGAGGAACCTTGGCTAACTAAAAAAAGTTGAGTAGGACAAACAGGGATTTCATGAATTCTGTCTATGAAATTCAGAAGAACAGCATTCAGTTATAAAATAAGTTTAATTCTTAAAGATTCTAGTATTTATTGGTGTATTTTGTTTCTATAGCGATTGGCAGCGActattaactgattaataaatataataaccGATCAATTTTCATGggtttaatgaaaaaaaaaattcagaaattcgtggccaatgatccatCAGTGCACTGTTTATCAGAAATTGGTCTTCGGTGAACATTTCATTTCGTGCATCAACTAAACAATAGTGACGATCATACGAAATCTACGAAAATTGTTatttcaacgaatattgataaaaccacagtaTACGCACAATTCACGGTACATAAAATGATTTCATCATTAACTTAACTGCATGTAGAAGGCAAAGAACCTAATTCCAATATACATTTAGTATATAAGGTTACTGTGATATGGAACCACATCTGTATGCATAATTCAAACTTTGACTTCATCGATTTGGCAAAGGGATGGTTGCAAGCTACatttacctacatgtacaattaatcgACCAATCTTCAAATCCCGAGCACGATGGCCGACATAAAATGTACGcaaaatagattaaaaaaataattcttcttttttttttttttttagacctCCACGTTCAGAAACTTTGCCAACACAACTCTTCCCTCGTTCTCCCCCACCCCCACGAATGTCAACTGTATTACGACTGTTCCACCAAGTACAACACCCTCCCTCCGAACTTCGTGCAGCACATGAGGGAGTGTCCTTTTCCGGACCTCTTTTCTCTACAGACGTTGAGTTGTGAAGACTACAAAAACGTGAAATGTGACGAGAGAGTTGAGTACACGACCGCATGTAAGTATTGAAGATCAAATGGAACCGATCTTTTTTTACAGC
This genomic window from Crassostrea angulata isolate pt1a10 chromosome 8, ASM2561291v2, whole genome shotgun sequence contains:
- the LOC128158733 gene encoding complex I assembly factor TIMMDC1, mitochondrial-like yields the protein MSSDDKQTMENTTTSNEAPVEKNGLFSSIRGFWNKTPQENDTDTLSLFLPISKGQDSPISKEEVDRFIAKETGLGRLKHMYSYQPMSVISADLHNVLSLTAPVTLFSGMIIAGLRYPSAKFDFLKSPERGLVKFQRKNLRMARMYKYDILLLDLFRTAFKAGFKFGGFFTCILLVNQSLATYHNKSSPLYYAAGGAVAGALNKFVDGTRAMIAGGTVAGFIGLVYGGAFYLFLKQYGMTQDIFHWEDVRRRLEIGYELLEKENASKDDSKTKKDS
- the LOC128158737 gene encoding uncharacterized protein LOC128158737 codes for the protein MEIPRIYHLLGLAVTSLLSFTSSVEQTAFDLHVQKLCQHNSSLVLPHPHECQLYYDCSTKYNTLPPNFVQHMRECPFPDLFSLQTLSCEDYKNVKCDERVEYTTACGYRANQVNVYHVMCTIQDVKGLNGGQGVVAPGIMGLSENTNQDRQSTGFVNPKKLTGSRISLDELKKDLCSNKMQLI
- the LOC128158738 gene encoding uncharacterized protein LOC128158738 isoform X1, whose protein sequence is MMSNMAVFDFRFICVLLFCLGDCIAFGISSISVDKICEGNPTLTLPHDDECQLYYDCSALDPPSFSPNTKYIRECKYPQLFSTKSLKCEDFDSVVCGPRTEFKQKCDYRAEQCNGPNCINCLMENPSCEGYGDGENHHSSKPGSPWRMECYKGRLIGTFLADLNQD
- the LOC128158738 gene encoding uncharacterized protein LOC128158738 isoform X2, yielding MRFICVLLFCLGDCIAFGISSISVDKICEGNPTLTLPHDDECQLYYDCSALDPPSFSPNTKYIRECKYPQLFSTKSLKCEDFDSVVCGPRTEFKQKCDYRAEQCNGPNCINCLMENPSCEGYGDGENHHSSKPGSPWRMECYKGRLIGTFLADLNQD